The Noviherbaspirillum saxi genome includes a window with the following:
- a CDS encoding CmpA/NrtA family ABC transporter substrate-binding protein produces MTTKESKTNLTRRSIIKAGAAVTAGAFGGLATQGAWAAGSDKPEKEEVKIGFIPLTDCASVVMASVLGIDKKYGIKITPTKEASWAGVRDKLVNGELDAAHVLYGLIYGVHLGVSGPKKDMAMLMTLNNNGQAITLSKKLSDKGAVDGASLAKLMQTDKREYTFAQTFPTGTHAMWLYYWMAAHGINPMKDAKIITVPPPQMVANMRVGNMDGYCVGEPWGHRAIADGIGITGVTTQDIWKDHPEKVLGTTADFVKKYPNTARAMTAAVLEAGKWIDASLSNKNKMAETIADKSYVNTSVDVINQRILGRYSNGLGKTWDDPNYMKFYNDGAVNFPYLSDGMWFLTQHKRWGLLKEDVDYLAVARQINQIDLYKEAANMAKVSLPKDPMRTSKLIDGTVWDGKNPKAYAESFKIKA; encoded by the coding sequence ATGACAACAAAAGAAAGCAAAACAAATTTGACCCGCCGCAGCATCATCAAGGCGGGCGCAGCAGTAACAGCCGGCGCATTCGGTGGATTGGCCACTCAGGGTGCATGGGCTGCCGGTTCCGATAAGCCGGAAAAGGAAGAGGTCAAGATTGGCTTCATTCCATTGACCGATTGCGCCTCGGTCGTCATGGCATCGGTACTCGGCATCGACAAGAAATATGGCATCAAGATCACACCCACCAAGGAAGCTTCGTGGGCAGGCGTACGCGACAAATTGGTCAATGGCGAACTCGATGCAGCACATGTGCTGTACGGCTTGATCTACGGCGTACACCTCGGTGTCAGCGGCCCGAAGAAGGACATGGCGATGCTGATGACACTGAACAACAATGGCCAGGCGATCACACTGTCGAAAAAGCTGTCCGACAAGGGAGCGGTCGACGGCGCATCGCTTGCCAAGCTGATGCAGACCGACAAGCGCGAATACACGTTCGCGCAAACCTTCCCGACCGGCACCCACGCAATGTGGCTGTACTACTGGATGGCCGCGCATGGCATCAATCCGATGAAGGATGCAAAGATCATTACCGTGCCGCCGCCGCAAATGGTGGCCAACATGCGGGTCGGCAACATGGATGGCTATTGCGTGGGCGAGCCATGGGGCCATCGTGCGATCGCCGACGGTATCGGCATCACCGGCGTGACCACGCAGGACATCTGGAAAGACCATCCGGAAAAGGTGCTCGGTACCACTGCGGACTTCGTCAAGAAGTATCCGAACACGGCACGCGCGATGACGGCTGCGGTGCTGGAAGCCGGCAAGTGGATCGACGCCAGCCTGTCCAACAAGAACAAGATGGCTGAAACCATCGCCGACAAGTCGTATGTGAATACCTCGGTCGACGTCATCAACCAGCGCATTCTCGGCCGCTACTCGAATGGCCTGGGCAAGACCTGGGATGATCCGAACTACATGAAGTTCTACAACGACGGCGCGGTGAACTTTCCGTACCTGTCCGACGGCATGTGGTTCCTGACCCAGCACAAGCGTTGGGGTTTGCTCAAGGAAGATGTCGACTATCTTGCGGTCGCCAGGCAGATCAATCAGATCGACCTTTACAAGGAAGCGGCAAACATGGCCAAGGTGAGCTTGCCGAAAGATCCGATGCGCACGTCGAAGCTGATCGACGGCACGGTCTGGGACGGCAAGAACCCGAAAGCCTATGCCGAATCCTTCAAGATCAAAGCCTGA
- a CDS encoding DEAD/DEAH box helicase codes for MSDASFPLFSDLNLSEPLLRVLKELGYESPSPIQAATIPILLGNRDVLGQAQTGTGKTAAFALPVLARIDIRQTAPQALVLAPTRELAIQVAEAFQRYATYIPGFHVLPIYGGQSYGPQLSALRRGVHVVVGTPGRIIDHVEKNSLDLSQIKTLVLDEADEMLRMGFIDDVETILQRTPASRQTALFSATMPSAIKRIAQTYLRNPAEVTIAAKTGTADNIRQRYWLVSGMHKLDALTRILEAETFDGMIIFARTKLGTEELAGKLQARGFSAAAINGDIVQQQRERTIQQLKDGKIDILVATDVAARGLDVERISHVINYDVPYDPESYTHRIGRTGRAGRSGEAILFIAPRERNLLKTIERATRQPIAMLELPTIQAVNDVRIAKFKDQISAALAAGGLDLFQSLIEDYEREQNIPAIEIAAALAKLARGDVPLLLEKNQREPQGERSWASDKPSHGSRFEHTEHKGQAERFGRQEHRDHTERPAFPRKERIVRQPDAGMATFRIEVGHAHGVKPGNIVGAIANEAGLDSKHIGRIEIYDDYSTLDLPDSMPAELLNQLKTVWVAGQQLRISRDGEPAAAPAKPAFKKAHVSDKPDASDAAMPAARPAPKERTDRKNKLAVKAYRIEVGHAHGVKPANIVGAIANEAGLEAKYIGRIEIFDDYSVLDLPDGMPKEVFEQLQTVAVAGRPLRISQVGGAAPAQDKPAGAKIPLSVPKKGGDRRVNEKNSGDKSSFKRTGGVGNRSADTAKAKPKSHRKGVKPA; via the coding sequence ATGTCCGACGCGTCTTTCCCTTTATTTTCCGACCTGAACCTGAGCGAGCCTTTGCTACGCGTGCTGAAGGAGCTGGGCTATGAGTCACCGTCGCCAATCCAGGCGGCCACGATTCCCATCTTGCTGGGCAACCGCGACGTGCTGGGCCAGGCGCAGACAGGCACCGGCAAAACGGCGGCTTTTGCCCTGCCCGTGCTGGCCCGCATCGATATCCGGCAAACCGCTCCGCAAGCCCTGGTGCTGGCGCCGACGCGTGAACTGGCGATTCAAGTGGCAGAAGCCTTTCAACGCTACGCCACGTATATCCCTGGCTTTCATGTGCTGCCGATTTATGGCGGCCAGAGTTATGGTCCGCAGCTGAGCGCATTGCGGCGCGGTGTGCATGTCGTGGTCGGCACGCCCGGCCGCATCATCGATCATGTGGAAAAAAACTCGCTGGACCTTTCGCAGATCAAAACGCTGGTGCTCGATGAAGCCGATGAAATGCTGCGCATGGGCTTTATTGACGACGTCGAAACCATCCTGCAACGGACGCCGGCTTCGCGCCAGACCGCACTGTTTTCGGCCACCATGCCTTCGGCGATCAAGCGCATCGCGCAAACCTATCTGCGCAATCCGGCCGAAGTCACCATCGCTGCCAAAACAGGCACCGCCGACAATATCCGCCAGCGCTACTGGCTGGTCAGCGGCATGCACAAGCTCGACGCGCTCACGCGCATCCTGGAAGCCGAGACCTTCGACGGCATGATCATTTTTGCGCGCACCAAGCTGGGCACGGAAGAGCTAGCCGGCAAATTGCAGGCGCGCGGGTTTTCCGCCGCCGCGATTAACGGCGACATCGTGCAGCAGCAGCGCGAACGGACTATCCAGCAGCTTAAGGATGGCAAGATCGATATCCTGGTCGCCACCGATGTCGCCGCACGCGGCCTTGACGTCGAGCGTATCAGCCACGTGATCAACTACGATGTGCCCTACGACCCGGAAAGCTATACGCATCGCATCGGCCGCACCGGACGCGCCGGACGCAGCGGCGAAGCAATCCTGTTTATCGCCCCGCGCGAACGCAACCTGCTCAAGACCATCGAGCGCGCGACGCGCCAGCCTATCGCGATGCTGGAATTGCCGACCATTCAGGCCGTCAACGACGTGCGTATCGCGAAATTCAAGGATCAGATCAGCGCCGCTCTTGCGGCAGGCGGGCTCGACCTATTCCAGTCGCTGATCGAAGATTATGAGCGCGAACAGAATATCCCTGCCATTGAAATCGCTGCCGCACTCGCGAAACTGGCGCGCGGCGATGTCCCGCTGTTACTGGAAAAAAACCAGCGCGAGCCGCAGGGCGAACGCTCCTGGGCGAGCGACAAGCCCAGCCATGGCAGCAGGTTTGAACATACCGAGCACAAGGGACAAGCGGAAAGATTCGGTCGCCAGGAACACAGAGATCACACCGAGCGGCCTGCCTTTCCCCGCAAGGAGCGCATTGTTCGCCAGCCCGATGCCGGCATGGCGACCTTCCGGATTGAAGTTGGCCACGCACATGGGGTCAAACCGGGCAATATCGTCGGCGCCATTGCCAACGAAGCCGGGCTCGATTCCAAACACATTGGCCGCATCGAAATCTATGACGATTACAGTACGCTTGATCTGCCCGACAGCATGCCTGCCGAACTCCTGAATCAGCTCAAGACCGTATGGGTGGCCGGCCAACAATTGCGCATCAGCCGCGATGGCGAACCCGCAGCAGCGCCGGCAAAACCTGCGTTCAAAAAAGCACACGTCTCCGACAAGCCGGATGCCAGTGATGCCGCCATGCCCGCCGCGCGCCCCGCACCCAAGGAGCGCACTGATCGAAAAAACAAGCTCGCCGTAAAGGCATACCGTATCGAGGTGGGCCATGCGCATGGCGTCAAGCCAGCCAATATCGTGGGCGCGATTGCCAACGAGGCGGGGCTGGAGGCCAAATACATCGGCCGTATCGAGATATTTGACGACTACAGTGTGCTGGATCTGCCGGACGGCATGCCAAAGGAAGTGTTTGAACAGTTACAAACTGTAGCGGTGGCCGGACGGCCGTTACGCATCAGCCAGGTCGGCGGGGCAGCGCCTGCGCAAGACAAACCCGCCGGGGCAAAAATCCCATTATCCGTGCCCAAAAAAGGCGGGGACAGAAGAGTGAATGAGAAAAATTCCGGCGACAAATCCTCGTTCAAACGAACGGGCGGTGTCGGAAACCGCTCTGCCGATACGGCAAAAGCGAAGCCAAAATCGCATCGCAAAGGTGTGAAGCCGGCGTGA
- a CDS encoding ABC transporter ATP-binding protein: protein MDNNSKFIDIQNAEMVFNTKQGRFHALRDINLTVRKGEFVTLIGHSGCGKSTLLNLIAGLLRASDGALLCANREIAGPAPERAVVFQNHSLLPWLTCYENVHLAVERVFGSTESKTKLKERTLAALALVGLSHAEQKRPNEISGGMKQRVGIARALSMEPKVLLMDEPFGALDALTRAHLQDELLKIVAKTHSTVVMVTHDVDEAVLLSDRIVMMTNGPAATIGDIVNVRLDRPRDRVALAHDALYIEYRSAVLEFLYHRQAHPVKEAA, encoded by the coding sequence ATGGACAACAACAGCAAATTCATCGATATCCAGAACGCCGAAATGGTGTTCAACACCAAGCAGGGCAGGTTCCATGCGCTGCGCGACATTAACCTGACGGTCAGGAAGGGCGAGTTCGTTACGCTGATCGGGCACTCCGGTTGTGGCAAGTCGACCCTGCTCAATCTGATTGCAGGACTGCTGCGCGCCAGCGACGGCGCGCTGCTGTGCGCCAATCGCGAGATTGCCGGACCGGCGCCGGAACGCGCCGTGGTGTTCCAGAACCACTCGCTGCTGCCATGGCTGACGTGCTATGAAAACGTGCACCTGGCGGTGGAACGGGTGTTTGGCTCAACCGAAAGCAAGACCAAGCTGAAGGAGCGTACCCTGGCCGCGCTGGCGCTGGTCGGCTTGTCGCATGCAGAGCAAAAGCGTCCGAATGAAATCTCGGGCGGCATGAAGCAACGTGTGGGTATCGCGCGTGCGCTGTCGATGGAACCCAAGGTCTTGCTGATGGATGAACCCTTCGGTGCGCTGGATGCATTGACCCGCGCGCATCTGCAGGATGAGTTGCTGAAGATCGTTGCGAAGACCCACTCGACCGTGGTCATGGTCACGCATGATGTCGATGAAGCAGTGCTGCTGTCGGATCGGATCGTCATGATGACCAATGGTCCGGCCGCAACCATCGGCGATATCGTCAACGTGCGCCTGGACCGTCCGCGCGACCGCGTGGCGCTGGCGCATGATGCGCTGTATATCGAGTATCGGAGTGCGGTGCTGGAATTTCTGTATCACCGGCAGGCGCATCCGGTGAAGGAAGCGGCGTAA
- a CDS encoding bifunctional protein-serine/threonine kinase/phosphatase, with protein sequence MSLSVLTGYASRTGLRERNEDFVGMATPDEPDLSTKGMLAAIADGISGNAGGREAAEYTVRGLLTDYFATPDTWPVTQAMDRVLKAINSWVQDQGAKRREVAGMATTLTALVLRGSFYYFSHVGDTRLYLLRGGTLTRLTTDHVWDRPEMQHVLTRAIGLDSRLAIDHGMGELRERDVFLLASDGVWGWMTEYDMTHALSEVAMQQAEPEATAALLADSALRAGSTDNCSALVLRVDALPEENLRDALSGSQQLPVPPKLKPGQELDGYRIEEVIHASQATLLYRVVEPKSNRQLVLKTLHPDRADDAHERSAFAHEEWLAKRVVARFFPQVIVPEQKNYLYYLSTWHDGQTLQQKLDAGAHFTAPEAIAYGEKLVRAAGALHRRSIIHRDIKPSNVHLGTDSELRLLDLGVALSELEKEGGIAALQAGTPSFLGPEQFDNAPPSRQTDVYAAGVTIYTMLTRHYPYGEVEPFQRPRFGEPVPASRYRPDIPLWLDNVLLKAVARDPAERFETAEEFLIALERGASNPMPARGITPLAKRDPAGLWRAVAVISMVMNLLLLYLLVLQ encoded by the coding sequence ATGTCCCTATCCGTCCTGACCGGTTACGCATCGCGTACCGGCCTTCGCGAACGCAATGAAGATTTCGTCGGCATGGCGACGCCCGATGAACCCGACCTGTCGACCAAAGGCATGCTGGCTGCTATCGCCGATGGCATTTCCGGCAATGCGGGCGGACGCGAAGCAGCCGAATATACGGTGCGCGGCTTGCTGACGGATTACTTCGCAACGCCCGACACCTGGCCGGTCACACAGGCTATGGACCGGGTACTCAAGGCGATCAACAGCTGGGTCCAGGATCAGGGTGCCAAGCGGCGTGAAGTGGCAGGTATGGCAACCACGCTGACCGCGCTGGTATTGCGCGGCAGCTTTTATTATTTTTCGCATGTCGGCGATACCCGTCTCTATCTGCTGCGCGGCGGTACGCTGACGCGGCTCACTACCGACCATGTCTGGGACCGGCCGGAAATGCAGCATGTGCTGACGCGCGCCATTGGACTGGATTCGCGGCTGGCGATCGACCATGGCATGGGCGAGCTGCGCGAACGCGACGTGTTTCTACTGGCCTCGGATGGGGTATGGGGCTGGATGACCGAGTACGACATGACGCATGCGCTGTCCGAGGTGGCGATGCAACAGGCGGAGCCCGAAGCAACCGCGGCACTGCTTGCCGATAGCGCGCTGCGCGCCGGCTCCACCGACAACTGCAGTGCGCTGGTATTGCGGGTGGATGCACTGCCGGAGGAAAACCTGCGCGACGCGCTGTCGGGTTCACAGCAATTGCCCGTGCCGCCGAAACTGAAGCCCGGCCAGGAACTCGATGGCTATCGGATTGAAGAAGTCATCCATGCATCGCAAGCGACACTGCTCTACCGTGTGGTGGAACCGAAGTCGAACCGTCAGCTCGTATTGAAGACCTTGCATCCAGACCGTGCCGACGATGCGCACGAGCGCTCCGCGTTCGCGCATGAAGAATGGCTTGCGAAGCGAGTGGTCGCGCGTTTCTTCCCGCAAGTGATCGTGCCGGAACAAAAGAATTATCTGTACTACCTGTCCACCTGGCACGACGGACAGACGCTGCAACAAAAGCTCGATGCAGGTGCGCATTTCACCGCGCCCGAGGCGATCGCCTACGGCGAGAAGCTGGTGCGCGCGGCCGGCGCCCTGCACCGACGCAGCATCATTCACCGCGACATCAAGCCATCCAATGTCCACCTCGGCACGGATTCCGAATTGCGGCTGCTGGATCTCGGCGTCGCGCTATCGGAACTTGAGAAGGAAGGCGGCATTGCCGCGCTGCAGGCCGGCACACCGTCGTTCCTGGGCCCCGAGCAATTCGACAATGCGCCGCCATCGCGCCAGACCGACGTGTATGCAGCTGGCGTGACAATCTATACGATGCTGACCCGCCACTACCCATATGGTGAGGTCGAGCCTTTTCAGCGACCACGTTTCGGGGAACCGGTGCCGGCCAGTCGTTACCGGCCCGATATACCGCTCTGGCTGGACAATGTGCTGCTGAAGGCGGTCGCACGCGATCCGGCCGAACGCTTCGAAACTGCGGAAGAGTTTTTGATTGCGCTGGAACGCGGTGCCAGCAATCCCATGCCGGCACGCGGCATCACGCCGCTGGCAAAGCGCGATCCGGCCGGACTGTGGCGAGCGGTGGCGGTGATTTCGATGGTGATGAATCTCTTGCTGTTGTATTTGCTGGTATTGCAGTGA
- a CDS encoding ANTAR domain-containing response regulator, which translates to MSDPKQLKIVVINSLVVPEGADVAAQVQAERARALRIGLLEGGYNILAALPPDADLEEQIAQLQPDVIIVDEQSDAALKKVVAATANERRPIVCFTEDNDKEKMHAAIEAGVSAYVVAGLSAERVKTVLDVALARFEVDQKLRHELSETKIKLAERKVIERAKGLLMERHHCSEDDAYRKLRRLAMDKNLKLSEVAQRMIDVADLLL; encoded by the coding sequence ATGAGCGATCCCAAACAGCTGAAAATCGTCGTAATCAACTCATTAGTCGTGCCCGAAGGGGCCGACGTCGCCGCGCAGGTCCAGGCCGAGCGTGCCCGGGCGCTGCGCATAGGATTGCTGGAAGGCGGCTATAACATCCTGGCCGCGCTGCCGCCGGACGCCGATCTGGAAGAACAGATCGCGCAGCTGCAGCCCGACGTGATTATCGTCGATGAACAATCCGATGCGGCATTGAAGAAGGTCGTTGCCGCGACCGCCAATGAGCGCCGCCCCATCGTCTGCTTCACTGAAGACAATGACAAGGAAAAGATGCATGCCGCGATAGAAGCCGGCGTATCGGCCTATGTCGTCGCGGGATTGTCGGCCGAACGCGTCAAGACCGTGCTGGACGTTGCGCTTGCGCGCTTTGAAGTCGACCAGAAATTGCGGCACGAGCTCTCGGAAACCAAGATCAAGCTGGCCGAGCGCAAGGTGATCGAGCGCGCCAAAGGTTTGTTGATGGAAAGGCATCACTGCTCGGAAGACGATGCCTATCGCAAGCTGCGCCGTCTGGCGATGGACAAGAACCTCAAGTTGTCCGAAGTGGCGCAGCGCATGATCGATGTTGCCGATCTGCTCTTGTAA
- the ntrB gene encoding nitrate ABC transporter permease: MSAVMNNVLNTPVEPVSESPPMKADTKEHAKARPSVTAAKPAARKLSFKPFFLAVLPPIFGLALLVLVWEIVAAKNSGFPSPMVTLQEAIHVFSDPFYQKGPNDQGIGWNLLLSLQRVATGFGLAAAIGIPLGFMIGRFKFLAGMFNPIVSLLKPVSPLAWLPIGLLVFKAANPAAIWAIFICSIWPMIINTAVGVQRVPQDYMNVAKVLNLSEWKIVTKILFPSVLPYMLTGVRLAIGTAWLVIVAAEMLTGGVGIGFWVWDEWNNLNVPHIIIAIVVIGVVGLLLEQALVALAKAFTYEEVRS; the protein is encoded by the coding sequence ATGAGCGCAGTCATGAACAATGTCCTCAACACACCGGTAGAGCCGGTCTCGGAGTCGCCGCCGATGAAAGCCGACACCAAGGAGCACGCGAAGGCGCGCCCATCCGTAACCGCGGCAAAGCCGGCGGCAAGAAAGCTGTCGTTCAAACCTTTCTTCCTGGCCGTGCTGCCGCCGATTTTCGGTCTCGCGCTGCTGGTGCTGGTGTGGGAAATCGTTGCCGCCAAAAACAGCGGCTTCCCGTCGCCCATGGTGACCTTGCAGGAAGCGATTCATGTGTTTTCCGATCCCTTCTATCAAAAAGGACCGAATGACCAGGGCATAGGCTGGAATCTGCTGTTGTCGCTGCAGCGCGTGGCGACCGGGTTCGGCCTGGCGGCGGCAATCGGCATTCCGCTGGGTTTCATGATCGGGCGCTTCAAGTTTTTGGCAGGCATGTTCAATCCCATCGTCAGCCTGCTGAAGCCGGTGTCGCCGCTGGCCTGGCTGCCGATCGGCCTGCTGGTATTCAAGGCCGCCAATCCCGCCGCGATCTGGGCGATCTTCATCTGTTCGATCTGGCCGATGATCATCAATACCGCGGTCGGCGTGCAGCGCGTCCCGCAGGATTACATGAACGTCGCCAAGGTGCTGAATCTGTCCGAATGGAAGATCGTCACCAAGATTCTGTTTCCCTCGGTATTGCCGTACATGCTGACCGGCGTGCGTTTGGCGATCGGGACCGCATGGCTGGTGATCGTCGCGGCAGAAATGCTGACCGGCGGCGTGGGCATCGGGTTCTGGGTGTGGGATGAGTGGAACAACCTCAACGTGCCGCACATCATCATTGCGATTGTCGTCATCGGCGTTGTCGGCTTGCTGCTGGAACAGGCGCTGGTCGCCCTCGCAAAGGCATTCACCTACGAAGAAGTACGCAGCTAA
- the tnpC gene encoding IS66 family transposase, producing MAKKQPAPDLSGLSHEEKDILILTLLARLDALESKMRKDSHNSSRPPSSDGLTKKTNSLRESSGKPPGGQAGHKGTTLKREQPTQTIDHPLPGQCDRCHGALPLAEARVAECRQVLDVPAAAFDVIEHRTLALVCRCGQSHVSAFPAGVTEMVQYGPNVKALGAHLTQGQMLPYARAAELIQDVYGLCISPGTLVSWVGEASVALQGTADRIAEYLRNAPLLHADESGLRVASKLHWLHIAASGTLTWYGVHAKRGLEAMHAHGILPRRIGILVHDCWAPYWRLDGSIHALCNAHLLRELVYVKEITGQEWPQSMTDFLLNANKLCEAARQKQRKFSTREIAAFRTIYDAIVAEGEQLNPEANQSVNKRGRAKQSIAFNLLRRLRQHADAVLLFISNLAVPFTNNVGERAVRMPKVKQKISGCFRTVVGAENFCVIRSCLDTLRKQGHRMLDVLQRAFHGNPIQVFA from the coding sequence ATGGCAAAAAAACAACCTGCTCCCGACCTTTCCGGCCTCAGCCATGAGGAGAAGGACATCCTCATCTTGACGCTGCTGGCGCGTCTGGATGCGCTTGAGTCAAAGATGCGTAAGGACAGTCACAATTCGAGTAGACCTCCGTCATCCGATGGCTTGACCAAGAAGACGAACTCGCTGCGAGAATCTTCTGGCAAGCCCCCTGGCGGCCAAGCCGGACACAAGGGAACGACTCTCAAGCGGGAGCAGCCGACCCAGACCATCGATCATCCTTTGCCGGGGCAATGCGACCGTTGCCATGGTGCATTGCCGTTGGCCGAGGCCCGCGTGGCCGAGTGCAGGCAAGTGCTCGATGTGCCTGCGGCGGCGTTCGATGTCATCGAGCACCGTACATTGGCGCTGGTGTGTCGGTGCGGGCAATCGCATGTGAGTGCCTTTCCCGCCGGTGTGACCGAGATGGTGCAATATGGCCCGAACGTGAAAGCGCTGGGTGCCCATCTGACCCAGGGTCAAATGCTGCCCTATGCGCGCGCCGCCGAACTGATTCAAGATGTGTATGGCCTGTGCATATCGCCCGGCACGCTGGTGTCGTGGGTGGGCGAGGCAAGCGTCGCCTTACAGGGCACCGCCGATCGCATCGCCGAATACCTGCGCAATGCGCCGCTGCTCCATGCCGACGAGTCTGGTCTGCGCGTTGCCAGCAAGCTGCATTGGTTGCATATCGCGGCCAGCGGCACCTTGACCTGGTACGGCGTACATGCCAAACGCGGCCTGGAAGCGATGCACGCGCATGGCATTCTGCCCAGGCGCATAGGCATATTGGTTCACGACTGCTGGGCGCCATACTGGCGGCTCGACGGCAGCATCCATGCCCTGTGCAATGCGCATCTTCTACGCGAGCTGGTGTACGTGAAAGAAATCACCGGACAGGAATGGCCACAGTCGATGACGGATTTCCTGCTCAATGCCAACAAGCTATGCGAGGCGGCGCGACAAAAGCAGCGCAAGTTCAGCACCAGGGAAATCGCCGCCTTCCGGACGATTTACGATGCGATCGTAGCCGAAGGCGAACAGCTCAATCCCGAAGCGAACCAGTCGGTCAACAAACGTGGCCGCGCCAAGCAGTCCATTGCATTCAATTTGCTGCGGCGCTTGCGTCAACATGCCGATGCGGTGCTGCTCTTCATCAGCAACCTTGCCGTCCCGTTCACCAACAACGTTGGTGAGCGTGCCGTGCGCATGCCCAAAGTGAAGCAGAAAATCTCCGGCTGCTTTCGCACCGTCGTCGGCGCCGAAAATTTCTGCGTCATCCGCTCCTGTCTCGACACGCTTCGCAAGCAAGGCCACCGTATGCTCGACGTACTGCAACGCGCCTTCCATGGAAACCCTATCCAAGTCTTCGCGTAG
- a CDS encoding MgtC/SapB family protein — MGNDYVAIAVHLIGALVAGGIIGLERSYHARPAGFRTHTLVCLASSLLMLVMLYQSKWLPGMPMDTVRTDPTRMAQGIMTGIGFLGAGVIFKEGLSVRGLTTAASIWITAAIGVLIGIGFYYPAILATLLTVGILSLFRRIEALMPSHSYAHHSIRFGRDDTVPEEEIRSLLHRHGFSIANMSYRVAEDGDSFEYRMVIQTTDASNTPKLAEYLRGWTRVKSFQLSPTGD, encoded by the coding sequence ATGGGCAATGACTATGTCGCGATTGCGGTTCATCTGATCGGTGCCCTTGTCGCGGGCGGCATCATTGGCCTGGAGCGCAGCTATCACGCCCGTCCTGCGGGATTTCGTACGCATACGCTGGTTTGTCTCGCATCCAGTTTGCTGATGCTGGTGATGCTCTACCAGTCGAAGTGGCTGCCCGGCATGCCGATGGACACGGTGCGCACCGATCCGACGCGCATGGCGCAGGGCATCATGACCGGTATCGGCTTTCTTGGGGCCGGTGTCATTTTCAAGGAAGGGCTCAGCGTACGCGGCCTGACCACTGCGGCCTCAATTTGGATCACTGCTGCGATCGGGGTATTGATCGGCATCGGCTTCTATTACCCGGCGATCCTCGCCACCCTGCTGACGGTCGGCATCCTCTCGCTGTTCCGCCGCATCGAGGCGCTGATGCCTTCGCATTCATATGCGCATCATTCCATCCGTTTCGGCCGCGACGATACCGTGCCGGAAGAAGAGATCCGCTCCCTGCTGCATCGGCATGGCTTTTCGATCGCCAACATGAGTTACCGAGTCGCCGAAGACGGCGACTCGTTCGAGTACAGGATGGTGATCCAGACCACGGATGCCAGCAATACGCCCAAGCTGGCGGAGTATCTGCGCGGCTGGACCCGGGTGAAATCGTTTCAGCTATCGCCCACCGGCGATTGA
- the tsaD gene encoding tRNA (adenosine(37)-N6)-threonylcarbamoyltransferase complex transferase subunit TsaD has product MIVLGVESSCDETGLALYDTQRGLLAHALYSQVAMHEEYGGVVPELASRDHIRRAIPLLEQVLTQAALPRNAVDAIAYTQGPGLAGALLVGASIACGLGLALDRPVLGVHHLEGHLLSPLLAGDRPDFPFVALLISGGHTQLMRVDGVGQYELLGETLDDAAGEAFDKSAKLLGLGYPGGPAISRLAEFGDPGTYQLPRPMLHSKDLNFSFSGLKTAVLTLVKKQTVNICEQDKANIARAFVDAIVDVLVAKCLAALKQTGLKRLVIAGGVGANRQLREALNAAAQKKRFRVYYPELEFCTDNGAMIAFAGAMRLQINPDAAKREYAFNVRPRWPLDELRVV; this is encoded by the coding sequence ATGATCGTTCTCGGCGTCGAATCCTCCTGTGATGAAACCGGCCTTGCGTTGTATGACACACAACGCGGCCTGCTTGCGCATGCCCTGTATTCGCAGGTCGCAATGCATGAGGAATACGGCGGCGTAGTACCCGAACTGGCGTCGCGCGACCATATCCGGCGCGCCATTCCCCTGCTTGAACAAGTGCTGACGCAGGCCGCGCTGCCGCGCAATGCAGTCGATGCGATCGCCTATACCCAGGGCCCGGGTCTGGCAGGCGCATTATTGGTTGGGGCGTCGATCGCATGCGGTCTCGGCCTGGCGCTGGATCGGCCGGTCCTGGGCGTACATCATCTCGAAGGTCATTTGCTGTCGCCGCTGCTCGCGGGCGACCGGCCGGATTTCCCGTTTGTCGCCTTGTTGATTTCCGGCGGCCATACGCAGCTGATGCGTGTGGACGGTGTCGGCCAGTATGAATTGCTGGGCGAAACCCTGGATGATGCGGCGGGTGAAGCATTCGACAAGTCGGCCAAGCTGCTCGGCCTGGGCTATCCGGGCGGTCCCGCGATTTCGCGATTGGCCGAATTCGGCGATCCCGGCACCTATCAGTTGCCGCGCCCGATGTTGCATTCAAAAGATTTGAACTTCAGCTTTTCCGGCTTGAAGACTGCAGTCCTCACGCTGGTCAAGAAACAGACCGTCAATATCTGCGAGCAGGACAAGGCCAATATCGCGCGGGCATTCGTCGATGCGATCGTCGACGTGCTGGTCGCGAAATGCCTGGCGGCGCTCAAGCAAACCGGCCTGAAGCGGCTGGTGATCGCGGGCGGCGTCGGCGCCAACCGGCAATTGCGCGAAGCATTGAATGCGGCTGCGCAGAAAAAGCGCTTTCGCGTCTACTATCCGGAACTTGAGTTTTGCACCGACAATGGCGCGATGATCGCGTTTGCCGGCGCGATGCGTCTGCAAATCAATCCTGATGCCGCAAAACGCGAGTATGCGTTCAATGTGCGTCCGCGCTGGCCGCTGGATGAACTGCGCGTGGTTTAG